ACCATTTTGTAAATTacttttgatatgtttttttttaattagaaaggcatttttatgtaaaataatagatttaataaaattttgggccaattaatagttttttgtaaaaatataaactcgTTCTTCGTAAAAACgtttaacaaaaacagatgGTCGCTTGGGTCACCGTCCATCTGCCCACCTTATTTGGGCCAGACTTGTATATAAGGAGAGAGTGAGCGGTCATTGCTTATACAAGAAATTATTGTATTGTACGAGTAGAGACTAAGAAACTGTTGGGTACAAACCAAAGGTCTCACATCGGAAAtttagaaaaagagtttttaatatataagctAAGTCCAATTCCAACTAGTATGAGGCCTTTTGGGAAGGAAGCCAATAACAAATCCTTGCGGGCTTGAGCATATAAGCCCAAAGAAGACAATATCATACTAAATAAGAGTTGGAATGAGCTTAGAGAGCCCATTAAAAACTACTTCTATATTGCTagttaaataaaagaaaacatcatcTAGTAATTATGTATGCATCGtctatttttgtatgttttattgTATTATGCAACATCTATATGTGTATCCTCGAACTAGGAATAAACTGAATCCTCAAAAATGGTTTATCGGGCCTAGGTACAATTAGGGGAGACCCCCTATTTCTAAGCGAAAGGCCTATCAtcatgagaagaagagatcaagcTCGGCCTACTAGAAGGATTACTTTGAATATACGAAAAAATTGTAGAATATATCCGGGAGATAAAAAAGGAAGATCTTGAAGTAAAGATATGGAAAGAGGATACATTCCACGACCTAGAAGGACGAGATCCACAATGGAACACTCGGGAACCTTAGGAAAGTACTTACAAggaagaactttttttttttttttgtcaaacacaAGGAAAAACCCTAACTTGAGTTTAACGGAAGAATAATATCTTTGTATTTGCGTGCTTGTGTTCTTggaatcaaaaaagaaaaatattttgcatccgtgttgtttcattttttattccTCTGGTTATCTAAGATGTTAAATTTAATCCGTACAATTTGGCGTCGTCTGTGTGGAACGCTACACAAAAGTTCCCTCAGAATCTACCACTAAGCTAAGACTAAGGCCAATCAAATAcgagagaaagatgaaaagacAACTGTCGATCGACAATGGTAACGCTGCCAACCTTCCCAGATTAATAATTCTTAATGTGGaactagaaaaaaatacaacacctaaacaaaataaactaaaaccGGCGGACAAAATGaaagtttcataaaatttGTCGTAGAAAGATGAGTTTTTTCTGGAATCTAAACTATATGGAAGGGAAACTAAAGACGGTATaaatacaaagcaaaagttATCAAACCAAGATCAAAGGAGGCTGAAACCtttaactaagaaaaaagcaaacatGTTTAAACCCTAAGAAAAACCATAGAccaaaaaagcaaataaacttcttcttctattgcACATGTGATGAGATTTACCAAGAATGTCCACTACCAACCCAAAAATAACATCAATCACCTCCTTTCGCAATAAGAGTCGATTTCTCTAAACAAGAATAAATAACTTCATAACCCAGCAAGCAAAACCACTAAAAAAACGTCAAACACACATATGACATACTCATTCGtgtacattttttcttttcttatgaaGATATGTCAAACAGAAATTATTTTACAGCAATGAAGATATGTCATTTCAGGTAACTGATATGGTAATACGGAAAAATATCCTAGTAATATTTGGTCAGCAAAATTGGTTTTGCCATAACCGGAAAGATTCCAAAACAATCGTCACTTTAAAATCAAACCAACCGAACATCGAAAAGATTCGTctgttgttgtcttcttcttcttcaacttgttctttgtttctctttcgcCTCTTGAGTTCCTCACTTCTTGGTTCTACCTTCATTCATGTCTCTATCCAAATCTATCTGGTAACTCAAAATCATCACTTCTTCTACTCAACAATTTCACAATCCCATCCCCAATTTTACAATCCCTAGATCTCCCTCCCTCTTCAATTCGCTGTAGTTTTCATGGACCTTGTTCGATTGAGAGACATAGGTTCAATTTCACCtcagagaagaaggaaatggcTGATTCTATTAGCGGTTTTCGGTGTTTCGGGTTACGGAGTTTACAGGGTTTACAATTCTCAATACATCGCTAAGAAGACGAAGCGTCTTATGAAACTCTTCTCAGGCATTGTTTCATTCGCCGAAATGGTCATCGATTCCGCGGAGACGATAAGTATCGTTTCTCGAGATTTGAAAGAGTTTCTCGAATCAAATTCCCACGAAATCCCTAATAGCTTGAAACAGCTATCGAAAATCACCAAATCAAAAGAGTTCACTGATTCTCTAGCTAGGGTTTCTGAAGCTGTAGCGATTGGTGTTTTCCGTGGGTATAATTCCGATCCAAACGTCGAAAAAGAATCGAATTTGAGTGTAGTTGATAGAGTTTTCTCAGAGGAAGGAGctggttttgtttctgttgttgttggtagTTTTGCTAAGAATCTTGTTCTTGGATTTTACTCTGGTGAGATTGAGATTGGTAGTGATGATTCTTTAAAACCTAGATGGATGAATTTGCTTAGTGATGATAAGTGTAGAGAGCTTTTAGCAGATTGTATTGAGAGATTCACTAGCTCAGCTGTATCGGTGTATATCGATAAAACGGTTGGTGTTAATACTTATGATCAGATATTCGCTGGTTTGACGAATCCGAAACATCGAGATAGTGCTCGAGATGTTCTTGTTTCGGTTTGTAATGGAGCTCTTGAGACGTTCATGAGAACTTCTCATGATGTCTTCACATCTTCAGGAGAGAAAACCGATTCCTCCTTGAGGAAGTCGGAGAATCGAGAAAACGGATGGGCAGAGGCGCTTTCGACTACTTTAGCAGTGCCGAGTAATAGGAAGTTCATGTTTGATGTTACGGGAAGAGTGACGCTAGAGACGATGAGATCAATTCTTGAGTTTGTAATCTTGAAAACGTCACAAAGTTTTAAGAGGAGTTTGGATGTGATTCATGAAGAAGTTACAGAGAGAGGACGTCAAGTAGTTGGATACGTTGGTGCCAAATCTTCAGTGATAATCACTGTTTGTCTTGCGGTTTACTTTCACATCTTTAACCGCTTTGTTCGAGGCCCTCCGGTTTGTTTAAGCCAGCAATTCTAGTTAATCGGATCGATCTATTAGCTTGTTAGAGTTGTTAGGGACATTAGATCTTCAGCCTTCCATATTCTTATTGGTAAGTTGGAGCTGAATAGCGTAGTAGAGTCTTAGCAGTGTTATGTACCCACATAttcattattgtttatttatagagGATTCTTGAGATAATCTCTGCATCTATGCTACCATTTCCAGTCAAACCATATAATGTATTCGAATGGATGTTGCCGGCGGAGCGGACTAGGCAACTCTATTTCTTGGGGCGGATTTATCCGCATCAAATTTATCTTTATGTAAGAGCCGTATgtagtaaaatatttttaattttttcggGCATATTAAGACGGACTATAATTCATGaatggtaaataaaaaataatctactCCACAAACGGATTTATCCGCTAACAAccatgaaagagaaaaaagatttaattgTCACTGTAGCAAATCGGCAGTTATTGAGGTTTCCCCGCTCCGATTGACGCAACACGCCAAGATTTTGCCAACGCTAAAGCAAATCAGATCGAAGATTTGTGCTCTCTTCTATCTCTCACTCGCATCGAATTcagcaaaaattaaaattgaagaacGAGtcaaagatagagagagaaaaaccCTATTCGATCACGAGATCGTAATCAACGTTTTTAGCAGAATCATCGGAGGGTAGAAAAAATGCTCAACGATGGCGAAGTAACTCCTTCTAGGTAAACAAGTCagattcttttgttgttcTATGTTTGATCTCGTGCTTAGTTCCAGTCACTGCTCAAATTGAAATGAGATAGTTTTCTATTTGATGAATTTTGTTATTCCACCATGAAATTGCTTAATTCGAATACTAAGATTTCGTAGTAATTCAGCATTTATTTGATTCGATCTTGcttaaattgattttgttgtctGCTTCATGTTTTTTCAGACATGAGATTCTGAGTATGGTGAAGAAGCACTCAAAGTCATTAGGAAAGACGTCTCTTGATGAGCAAGATGCGTCTGATGTAGAAATGGACTCTAATTTCTGGCATGGTGTGTTTGATGTGTACTTTGTTCGTTGCATGGAGTCGAGGAGGCGACAAGACGATgatcttctgttttttgtcAGGAAATTGGTATGTAAAGCTTGGACCTTTTTCTCTCAGTCGAAAACTTAGAACTTTGTTATCATCCTTCTTGTTAATGTTGTTGAGtgttttgttgcttttgcCAGAGCTGTAAGTCATATGGTTTGACTGAAAATGAGGATGCACCAGCTCCTTACTTTGTACGCAGGTGGGCACCTAAGGTAAAAAACTGTACGAAATAATACAGATACCTAGTTAGATCTCACTACATGAGGTTTGGTTTTGACATGTAACATTTCAACTGCGATGtaaaaattgtatattaaCAAGGTCTTAGATTGCAACTCCCCTGAAGGTGAtggaaatattaattttacttcttttcGGGTGAGGGATTAAAGTAAGCTAGAGTACTACGTGCTTATTGTAAAGGATTGTCTTTTCTGGCCTACATGCTAAAGCTTTTCACGATCCATCATATCTTATTTAGACCATGGGACAGAGACACTTCGAGTAACCATTTATTTGTTGTGTTGCACCTTGTATGTATTGTCTACAAACATATGATAATGCATTTCTTTCTTACTTGTAAAGCAGTTAGATGAGCTGCTTGGTGAAAGTCTGGCTGAAGTTGATTGGAggaaatcattttatttgaacATGATTGCCCACACATCGTTCACTGTTACTGTTGCGATTTGCAGGTAACCGTTTCAGTCAGATTGTGATTAGCGGCATCCTGTACTAATTTCATGTTGTCTAATTTACAGCAGTTGTCAATTCTTGTTCTGTTATTGCTAATATTACTATCCTTCTTTCCTGTTTGGGGTTCAAACTCATCTTATTGCATCAATCATTACTTCAGTCTAGCTATTTATTAGGTTGGAATCTCAGATACCATCTTCTTAGTTTCAGTGATTAGGCCTTGAGTCATTTTTATGACATGTTCTCTGGTCTATATACTACTTATCATATGACTTTTTGTCTTTCCATTTGACTGCATCATGGTAACTTTGTTTGAACTACTTGTGTTTTTAGTAATGAGGCCCTTAAGACGTACCAAGGAAGTAAAGACACAAAACTATCTCCTATATACAAGGTTAGAGATCCTAAGAGTTTTGGATAATATTACTCTTGACTTTTCAACTCTTCTATAATCTTTTCatatgaaaaagaaactgaagcCAAAGAGTAGTTATATACTCTGCTGTTCAAAATATATCAGTGCAGCTTTGTTCTAATCATCAACCTATTAAGAAAAGAGTAAGGAAACGGAATATGaattcagttttgttttcataagGAGAGGACTTTTCACATGAGTCTTGGACCAAGCATATGGatatttctttggtttcattttctgtaaGTCAATAGTAATCATGTTCTCTAATCTGACATTCATATTGTGCAGGTTGTAAAAACTGTATATGCATCACCTAGTCGTGTTAATTTTCATCTGGACTCAAAGAAGGCAAGTATAGTCGCTTTTCTCATACCAATGTTTGTCCTTTTGGAATTTGTGTTTGATGTTTCCATTGTTGTTTACCTAGGAAGTGGAAACAACACCTGCCTACCCAGAAATTTGTTTTGCCGTAGATGATTTTGACTCAACCTTTGATGCTGTGGtaacaaattttcttctccCTTTTTGTTGTATTGTCCTTCCAACTGTTATATTATGTAGTCATTTCGTTCAAAGAAACTCTAAACATGAATGTCAAAGGAATTATGACATTTTGTTCATAATGAAATCGGCTCTGGAAGAATAGTTTTTAGTTGAGGAAATATGCATGAACTCCCCTTTGTCACTAGGGTGAAGTTACGTGCATTCTTAGTTTCTCCTTAACTGGATAGTAAAATCTTTTGTAGGATACGTTTGTTGGCTTTTGGTACAGGACTGGAGGATCCagataatattatttcaaCTACCTCTTGCGGTGCTTTAACATCCTCTCCTTATTTGAGTTTAGTACCTGctatttattatcttcttcagaGGATTGGcctgtcttcttctttagttttgcTTAGGCGTAGAGGAGTTTGGCTTTATGATTCCTATAAATAACTTAAGTCGTATGGTTAGGTTTCATGCATGGAAGTTGTTATACTGACCATAGTTTTTTTCCAACCTTGTTCATTGGCTTTGTCATTGATGTTTTCAGGTTCTGACAGATAAAGATCATTGCTATTGCGTACTACTTAATTCTCACGATGGGGCAGCCTTTCCAAGTGCAACTGTTAAAGATTCGAGTGATTCTAATACGAATGCTGACCCTAGAACTGTGAAAGATCCTAAGGTCTAGTTTTTTCCCACCTATGCTTCACTATTTTCAGCAGTTGCTGCCAATCATCTATCAATTATTCATTTGCCACCTGCTATGAGTTTCAAATAGATTCCTTAATTTGTGGTTAATGCTTGAAAATATCTTGTAACCATGTCATACAGAGGAATATGTCGGTAGTTTCACTGATGCTTGCAACGGTCGATCTTAAACAAATTAACTAAAGTattgtttgtgatttttgtaaagatgatttaacTTCAAGCTCAATGGTTTTCAAAAGGCCTATGGACACATTACATGGTCGTGACTTTCTaatgagaaagaaattgaCATGCTGGTGCTTTTGGTTGCAGGTTACTCTGTTTTCTGGGTTTGTCAGCTATCAGATGGTTCGAGAAGCCTATGAAGGTCACTTTACAgtttcttttctatttcttaTTCAGTTTTAGAACCTAGTTCAATTCTCCAGCAACTTTTGTAGTTATGGTTTACTTGCCTTAGTCTTCTAGTACTTAGCACTATCATTGTCGATCTCGGTCTTTCATATTTCTCCCAAAATATTTGATGGAAAGTATATATTAAGGGTCCATGATAGTACGGAACTTGGTCTCGAGCTTGACTCCACTATAGCACACAGAATTCATTAGTGGTTATTCATGTCAGGGAAACATGCAGTCTTAATATTCATGCCTTTACTCATTTACTCAAAAAGTAAAGTCGAAATTTTTGGAAGTAGTATGGTTCGTTTAGAGATCAAGGAGGTGTGAATATGAAACGGTACCCAACCTGACAACCTCAAGATGGCTGGACTACAAAATTAACTTTTGTAGACATGGAATTTTGAGATATTAAGAGCTAAAAGACCTAAAGGAACCTATTGCTTGTTTCCTTGTCTATATAGGCTGAGATCGCTTTCGTTGATTTGGgctaattaatattttcacgctttatgttttttcatCTAATAACTTTTATTACAGGGGGGAGGAATCGGTTTGGAAGTCTCCTATCTCTCGGTCATATTACAGGAAAAGCAGACAGACTTTATATGAGAGGCCCAGGAGGACGTGGAGAAGTTGAAGTAGCTGTTTCTGGCGTTGTAGGtacttttcatttcttatgcTTGAATGGCTCTTTATTTTCCTGTTAGTGTTTTGTTTCCCTATTTTCTCGAGTGTTACAGTGCAGTTAGTAATATTCCatggaagataaaaaaaaaaaagtaaaaacatagAGAATGCCCTAGCCAACAATTGTCTTAGGTCGGATTGTCTTAATAGCAGCAATATTTAAGAAGTACAATCGCCAAAATTTAAGAGTAGGAGACTTGTTGAAATGTATATTGAAGACGTAGTATGGTTTAAAGGATGATTGTATAGAATTGCTTTTCTCAGATCAGAGCCAAGTAGTTTTAGGGCCTGTTTCACCTATGTCTTCAAAGAAGAGCATCGATCTCGGATCCATTTTCCGTAAAGCAGCCTCTGTTGCATCTGTCGCAGCTAAACATGCAATAGCAGCTGCTACTGCCTCTTATGATGAAGACGAGATGTTCCCTCTTAAATGCTGCTTAATGTCCATTTCATTACCATGGGACACTATTGCTCATGATCTTTTATTCAAGGTAACAAATGATTTCTCTTTAGCCACACCGGTCGTCAACAATAGACACTAATAGATCTTTTCGATATTGCTGATCGATTCCACTAATCGTCTTTATTTAGGCAACTCCACCAGTCAACATGGAGTAGCACACTCTGGAATGAAGCGTAGGAAACAgaagtttgtgtgttttgtctaaatgttttttttttttgtactttgaTTGAATATTCCTTTTGTGATGTTACTCGACTATGTGGTTTACCACAACCACTGTTATTACCTCAAGGAATAAATGAAAGTAAAGTTGTGAATTTGCAATCATCAAGTCTATATGTTTTGGCTACTCTTCTTGTTTAGTATAATGTGGACTCGCTCAGCCTATACTTTGACAAACAGAATGAATTTCGGTTAGTTAATCAAGGTCCggttatttatataaaacttAAGTTCGGTTCGGATCGATAAATCTTTGATTCagtttggttcggtttttAGGTCGATCCCTATGAGATACAGATGTCTTGCATAGAAAGTATAGAAGATATGGTATTTAAACATGTGAAATAAAACAGCTTTTTGCCATCTTTTGTTGGACTTTACTTGAGAATGTGGAATgctaaagaataaaaagaaattagggTAGACAAATAAGGAGGAAGCACATGAATCCAACTCTTGGTGGTAGACATTTCTTATTAGATGACAAAACTCTGTTTTAGGTTAAACTAAGGTGTATAGCTTTCTAAGAAAAGGAATTGTGTTAAAATATAGATCGGTTGTTAGACATTTCCTAATTAGATGACAAAACTCTGTATCTGAGGTTAAACTAATGCTTctattttaataacaaaaaggAATTATGTTAATATATAGAGAGTCGGTTATAGAAGTTGTGAAAATGTGAATGCATGTTTTAGTCCACTTACAAAAAGCCACAAAAAGTCACAAACAGTGGACTTTGGATTTTCTTGAAACGTGATTACAAAGGTCAAAATATAAGAATAGTATGTTCTTTAACATCTTTTGCCCTGGAAATAATTgtaggcaaaaaaaaaatgacccattatctaaatttttaatttaacaaaaaaataaagtaaaatagGCAAGATTGGTTTTATACCCCAATGGAGAAATATTTCAATATGTCACagtattataaattttaacggataaattttctttcaaaacatgtaaagatTTACGAAAATACGTACGAATATATTTACCctacttaattaaaaaaaaaatgattcaaaattataatgaTACTATAAAGAGAATGCAGCTGTAGTTTCACTTGTATTGTTTACTTTATCTTactaaaaagataagaaaatccaaacacataataaataaactaagACGTAATATGCTTTTTGTTAGATTCTTCGCCATTAAGCTAagctctcatcttcttcctcttgtgTCAAGACCTACACACCATTTTCTCCCCTAAGTCTTAACTTAATAAGTTGTgtagaaacttaaaaaaaatcttttatgtaTAGAGTTTTatctgatattttttttgtcaattacaTGTACTTAATATGCGAGCTTGAATCTGGAATCGTTTCTAGCAGTAGAAGGATAAAGTGCGTGCCCTCTTTTTATCAcattgaaaaaaaagtatatgaaaATGATGCATTTTATTGGTTTGAACTCTGAACCTACTGAGTATCTATACCAAGAAATCTTACACAAAATTGGTCtaataactaatatatattttgaggccccaaatcaaaattttatgtgcTTGTGCCAAGGAAGGATCGGTCATGATAGATTGATAGTAACACAACGACAATACTAACAGAAACCAATAGGCTATAAATCctattcattttattttttttacaatatagttatattttacaaGTTTTTCAGATATTATTGACCCTCTAGTATTTTACcaattatatagtttaaatGGTGACAACCTTAAACACCCAGTCCtttatattaatcaaaaaaacaaaaaaaaacaaaaaaaacaataatcttACAATGACAATGTGAAATTAATACACTATCTCTGTAGTTAAAAAGTAGTGCTACGAAAGtgataaaagttaaaaagcaGTATCCAAACAAAAGGTataaaaggataaaaaaacaaaagttaaaataataCAGTAATAATGTTATCTAGAGCACTAATCGACAAACATTCCAATTAATCTCTTAGATTGACTCTGATTATGACATTAATACTTAGCACTTTTTTAGTGGACAATATAACCCCAATGTGAGTCCCACATGTTATTCCTCATTCCTCTCTATAAATAGCCACTCTTGGTTCATTTTGAATCCTCCCCTTCCTCTCTAGCTTTCATTCTCTAGCTTTAACACAAATTATACCAATATCTTTTGCCACTTACATCAATGTTTTATACTAATATGGAGACGGTTCATAACTGCTTCAATGATGCTACGATAACCGGTGATGAAATCATTGATATATTGGCGTTTCTTCAATCAGACGAGTCGGACAATCCAAGCGGTATAAACGAGGTAGTACCGGTGGATGATAAGAAGAGAAGACGGACGATATCAAACCGGGAATCGGCCAAGAGATCGaggatgaaaaagaagaaacgtTTTGAAGAGTTAACTGAAGAGGTGAACCGGTTAAACATAAGAAATCAGGAGCTGAAAAACCGGTTAGCTAATGTTGTTAGTTGTGGTAATTTTATATCTAGGGAGAATAACCGGTTGAAAACCGAATCGGTTTGCCTTGAGATAAGGCTTTTAGAGTTGTACCGTTTTTTAGTGGCCATGCAATCGCCAATCTCAACGAGTGTAAATTACATCACAACGCTCGAGATTTaagtttgaaacaaaataaacagaaaaacgATGCCAAGTAACTTTGAGCATTTTTGTAAAGGTCAAACGTTTTATACTATGAATTTCACATTTTggttcaaacttcaaagttatgcatatgtgtatatatgtaaactgTATGGATAATATTTGTGAAACTTGATTCCCTCCACATAAACACAATCATAAATATGTTGTCAAGACCTAAACAAGACGTGCCGAAACAAGACCGGTTCACAGtcaaaatgaatcaaaattttcaaaattttatttttcctccaAAAGCCGAAAGACAAACATCAAGTTCAATAAGCCTAAGCAGAATACTAAAAGTTTGGTGAACGTAACGAAGTAGCCAAACATAACAGTATAACACTAGAAATTTCCCTAAGttaacacttttgtttttacctATAAACATAAACTATTAGGACGAAACTCTAAACTTGCTAGCTCCATGAAAATGTTGTTGTACAattaacttttgaatttttaagaCCTTTAACAGTATCGTCTTTAAGTAagcctatatatatacacagatAATGTAGAATTTTAAGACGTAATTATcttctaaaattaataattgattGAGTTTAACAGTATGATTATTTATTACCTttttaatgaagaaaatgtcCCATCCCAAAATCACAACAACCTTTTGATAGTGTGCACTATATGTTgggtttgaagaaaaatcttgGACCAAATCACACAAAGGAAAACGTGgggtttaatttctttgtgTGGCTAATTAAGtgtatagatatatatatatatatatatatatatataatcatattcatatacatTAAGAGATGCATGCGCATGGTGCATGGAACGAAACGGATATTTTAAAGGGTGAAATTGTTAAATGATATTTGAACTAAACAGCTAAATATAGTATGAAACACAATCGGCATTAGCTAAAATCTcatgttaatttttataattaagttCACAAAATccatgttattttttaaaacacatgcAGTCATTACCATTCTACTTACTTACTAGtccatatttttataaatgactTATCATATGAATACCTAGTCCATATGCATATTGTTTAAGTCTATATTTATGTAAATGTTACTATCACAATTCACAATATTCACTAGCTTTGGTTTAAAACATGGAACAGAAGTAAACCCACAATAGTACTTACTTAGGTaagaagaaataattaaaggagacttcaaattaaataaattgtcTATATACAAGGAAACTTCATcgaaaaaatatcataagatTAATCATTTCCAAGAATTGTACTGGAGCTACCAACGTtaaggaacaaagaaaataaggTAGTGTCACCGTGTctggagaaggaaaaagataGATGTGTTATGTGATGGGATCTTCTCGGTGGATATCATATAAAGCTCTCATCAATATTGAACccaaatctattttttgtCACTTTTATTCGGCCGACATATCTTCGCAGAAGTTCTACATAAATGTTATCTTTTCTGAACCCTAAAC
This sequence is a window from Arabidopsis thaliana chromosome 1 sequence. Protein-coding genes within it:
- the bZIP4 gene encoding basic leucine-zipper 4 (basic leucine-zipper 4 (bZIP4); FUNCTIONS IN: DNA binding, sequence-specific DNA binding transcription factor activity; INVOLVED IN: regulation of transcription, DNA-dependent; CONTAINS InterPro DOMAIN/s: Basic-leucine zipper (bZIP) transcription factor (InterPro:IPR004827), bZIP transcription factor, bZIP-1 (InterPro:IPR011616); BEST Arabidopsis thaliana protein match is: basic leucine-zipper 7 (TAIR:AT4G37730.1); Has 1059 Blast hits to 1059 proteins in 91 species: Archae - 0; Bacteria - 0; Metazoa - 57; Fungi - 2; Plants - 987; Viruses - 0; Other Eukaryotes - 13 (source: NCBI BLink).), whose translation is MFYTNMETVHNCFNDATITGDEIIDILAFLQSDESDNPSGINEVVPVDDKKRRRTISNRESAKRSRMKKKKRFEELTEEVNRLNIRNQELKNRLANVVSCGNFISRENNRLKTESVCLEIRLLELYRFLVAMQSPISTSVNYITTLEI